In Sporichthya polymorpha DSM 43042, a genomic segment contains:
- a CDS encoding acyl-ACP desaturase: MTVEALSDEAILRELEPVVERELERHLKTAKEWFPHEYVPWSEGRNYDGLLEGEAWAPEQSKVPSAVATALAVNLLTEDNLPSYHFEIAVLFGRDRAWGEWVHRWTAEEGRHGQAIRDYLLVTRACDPVALERERMVHMAQGFQNDNPGDAIASIAYVSFQELATRVSHRNVGKATGDPIGDKLFARIATDENLHMVFYRALLEASLELAPDRTMQAITQVVKKFQMPGYDLPGFQRKALEIAMAGIYDLRQHRDNVVMPVLNQWRVWDRDLGAEGEKARLELDAYLSEIDAAASRFTERREARLARQAARQG, translated from the coding sequence ATGACGGTCGAAGCACTCTCCGACGAGGCCATCCTCCGCGAGCTCGAACCCGTCGTGGAACGAGAGCTCGAACGCCACCTGAAGACGGCGAAGGAGTGGTTCCCCCACGAATACGTCCCGTGGAGCGAGGGCCGGAACTACGACGGCCTGCTCGAGGGCGAGGCCTGGGCACCGGAGCAGTCGAAGGTTCCGTCCGCCGTCGCCACGGCCCTGGCGGTCAACCTCCTGACCGAGGACAACCTCCCCAGCTACCACTTCGAGATCGCCGTCCTGTTCGGCCGCGACCGCGCCTGGGGCGAGTGGGTCCACCGCTGGACCGCCGAGGAGGGCCGGCACGGCCAGGCGATCCGCGACTACCTCCTCGTGACCCGCGCCTGCGACCCCGTCGCGCTCGAGCGCGAGCGCATGGTCCACATGGCCCAGGGCTTCCAGAACGACAACCCGGGCGACGCGATCGCCTCCATCGCCTACGTCTCGTTCCAGGAGCTCGCGACCCGCGTGTCCCACCGCAACGTCGGCAAGGCGACCGGGGACCCGATCGGCGACAAGCTCTTCGCGCGGATCGCGACCGACGAGAACCTGCACATGGTCTTCTACCGGGCCCTGCTGGAGGCGTCGCTGGAGCTCGCCCCCGACCGGACGATGCAGGCCATCACCCAGGTCGTGAAGAAGTTCCAGATGCCCGGCTACGACCTCCCCGGCTTCCAGCGCAAGGCCCTGGAGATCGCCATGGCCGGCATCTACGACCTCCGCCAGCACCGGGACAACGTCGTCATGCCCGTCCTGAACCAGTGGCGGGTCTGGGACCGCGACCTCGGCGCCGAGGGCGAGAAGGCCCGCCTCGAGCTCGACGCGTACCTGAGTGAGATCGACGCCGCCGCCTCCCGCTTCACCGAGCGCCGCGAGGCCCGCCTCGCCCGCCAGGCCGCCCGTCAGGGCTAG
- a CDS encoding helicase HerA-like domain-containing protein yields the protein MAETEDFAARIAAAYTSSGPALELGRGMLGGTTHPGATVRLPAAMANRHGLIAGATGTGKTKTLQLLAEQLSAIGVPVFAADMKGDLSGLSAPGEENDKVKSRVTELGVEWTPTGYPVEFLALGGLGPGVPVRATMASFGPQLLAKVLGCNETQASSLTLVFAYAEQKELALLDLADLRATLQYLVSDEGKAELKTIGGLSTQTAGVLLRKLVELEAQGGEAFFGEPELVVADLMRTTPDGKGVISCLELAAVADKPKLFSTFLMWLLAELYETLPEVGDLDKPKLVFFFDEAHLLFEDASKDFLDQIAQTVRLIRSKGVGVFFVTQLPDDVPGEVLAQLGNRVQHALRAFTPRDAKALKAAVTTYPKTSDYDLEEDLTQLGTGEAMITILSERGAPTPVVWTKLCPPTSLMAAIPTDSVANAAKASQLWARYAEEVDRESARERLEAKVAAATEPAPAAPAEPKAEPKAEPQGKRSKPGKGDNAVVDYLKSREGRSMMNTVVKGVFGMLKKKR from the coding sequence ATGGCCGAGACCGAAGACTTCGCCGCGCGCATCGCGGCCGCGTACACCTCCTCCGGACCGGCGCTCGAGCTCGGGCGCGGGATGCTCGGGGGGACGACGCACCCGGGGGCGACGGTGCGTCTGCCGGCCGCGATGGCGAACCGGCACGGGCTGATCGCCGGGGCGACGGGGACCGGGAAGACCAAGACGCTCCAGCTGCTCGCGGAGCAGCTGTCGGCGATCGGGGTGCCGGTGTTCGCCGCCGACATGAAGGGCGACCTCTCCGGGCTCTCGGCCCCCGGCGAGGAGAACGACAAGGTGAAGTCCCGGGTGACGGAGCTCGGGGTCGAGTGGACGCCGACGGGGTATCCGGTCGAGTTCCTCGCCCTCGGCGGGCTCGGGCCGGGCGTGCCGGTGCGCGCGACGATGGCGAGCTTCGGCCCGCAGCTGCTCGCCAAGGTGCTGGGTTGCAACGAGACGCAGGCGTCGTCGCTGACGCTGGTGTTCGCCTACGCCGAGCAGAAAGAACTCGCGCTGCTCGACCTCGCGGACCTGCGGGCGACGCTGCAGTACCTCGTCAGCGACGAGGGCAAGGCGGAGCTCAAGACCATCGGTGGGCTGTCGACGCAGACCGCGGGCGTGCTGCTCCGCAAGCTCGTCGAGCTCGAGGCGCAGGGCGGGGAGGCGTTCTTCGGTGAGCCCGAGCTCGTGGTCGCGGACCTGATGCGCACGACGCCGGACGGCAAGGGCGTCATCAGCTGCCTGGAGCTCGCGGCCGTCGCGGACAAGCCCAAGCTGTTCTCGACGTTTCTCATGTGGCTGCTCGCCGAGCTGTACGAGACGCTGCCCGAGGTCGGCGACCTCGACAAGCCGAAGCTGGTCTTCTTCTTCGACGAGGCGCACCTGCTGTTCGAGGACGCGTCGAAGGACTTCCTCGACCAGATCGCGCAGACCGTTCGCCTGATCCGGTCGAAGGGTGTCGGCGTCTTCTTCGTGACGCAGCTGCCGGACGACGTGCCCGGCGAGGTCCTGGCGCAGCTCGGCAACCGGGTGCAGCACGCGCTGCGCGCCTTCACGCCCCGGGACGCGAAGGCGCTCAAGGCGGCCGTGACGACGTATCCGAAGACCAGCGACTACGACCTCGAGGAGGACCTCACCCAGCTCGGGACGGGCGAGGCCATGATCACGATCCTGTCCGAGCGGGGCGCGCCCACACCGGTGGTGTGGACCAAACTCTGCCCGCCGACCTCGCTGATGGCCGCGATCCCGACCGACTCGGTGGCCAACGCGGCCAAGGCCTCGCAGCTCTGGGCCCGCTACGCGGAGGAGGTCGACCGCGAGTCCGCGCGCGAGCGGCTCGAGGCCAAGGTCGCGGCCGCGACCGAGCCCGCGCCGGCCGCCCCGGCCGAACCGAAGGCAGAACCGAAGGCGGAACCGCAGGGCAAGCGCAGCAAGCCCGGCAAGGGTGACAACGCCGTTGTCGACTACCTGAAGAGCCGCGAGGGCCGCAGCATGATGAACACGGTCGTGAAGGGCGTGTTCGGGATGCTCAAGAAGAAGCGCTGA
- a CDS encoding enoyl-CoA hydratase-related protein: MSDEPLVLVSTADGVATVTLNSPGNRNALSVAMLTALTEAMDAVEADDAARVVKLTHNGPVFSAGMDLKEAVVVGLESTSGLILKLLKQLVTLSKPVVVRLDGPVRAGGLGIVGAADVVISNDTVTFAFSEARIGVAPAIISLTTLPKMDPRLAHRWCLSGETFTAAQAAAAGLISEAVPPTELDAAVDGVIAQLKLASPQGLAETKKLLGRDIADLIDAKGEAIAKLSAGLFDSEEAKEGMNAFIEKRKPRWQV, from the coding sequence GTGAGCGACGAGCCCCTGGTTTTGGTCAGCACCGCCGACGGCGTCGCCACCGTGACGCTGAACTCCCCCGGCAACCGCAACGCGCTGTCCGTGGCAATGCTGACCGCGCTGACCGAGGCGATGGACGCGGTGGAGGCGGATGACGCCGCCCGCGTCGTCAAGCTCACCCACAACGGCCCGGTGTTCTCCGCGGGCATGGACCTCAAGGAGGCCGTCGTCGTCGGCCTTGAGTCGACCTCGGGCCTGATCCTCAAGCTGCTCAAGCAGCTCGTGACGCTGTCGAAGCCGGTCGTGGTCCGCCTCGACGGCCCGGTGCGCGCCGGTGGCCTCGGCATCGTCGGCGCCGCCGACGTCGTGATCTCCAACGACACCGTCACGTTCGCGTTCAGCGAGGCCCGGATCGGCGTCGCGCCGGCGATCATCTCGCTGACGACGCTGCCGAAGATGGACCCGCGCCTCGCCCACCGCTGGTGCCTGTCCGGCGAGACGTTCACCGCCGCGCAGGCCGCCGCCGCGGGCCTGATCTCCGAAGCCGTCCCGCCGACCGAGCTCGACGCCGCCGTCGACGGCGTCATCGCCCAGCTCAAGCTCGCCTCGCCGCAGGGTCTCGCCGAGACGAAGAAGCTCCTCGGCCGCGACATCGCCGACCTGATCGACGCCAAGGGCGAGGCCATCGCCAAGCTCTCCGCCGGACTCTTCGACTCCGAGGAGGCCAAGGAGGGCATGAACGCCTTCATCGAGAAGCGCAAGCCCCGCTGGCAGGTCTGA
- a CDS encoding 3-hydroxyacyl-CoA dehydrogenase NAD-binding domain-containing protein — protein sequence MTLQDTIGTFKIAKDADGIVTLTMDDPAGSANTMSQDFQTSLGQVVDALEAEYKADKNSIKGIVLASAKKTFFAGGNLGEILAATPDRAAAWTAEVDEMKRNMRRLELLPVPKVAAINGAALGGGYEMCLIMNRRIALDARGSQIGLPEVGLGLLPGAGGVVRSTRLLGIQDALLNVLLQGQRYSPAQALEKGLVDEVVATPEELIANAKAWIQANPNGGVQPWDAKGFKIPGGGPNNPGFAANLPAFPATLRKQIKGAPMPAPRNILAAAIEGAQVDLDTALKIETQYFIDVATSQVAKNMIQAFFFDMQYVNSGGARPQGYDTWKAKKVAVLGAGMMGAGIAYVCAKAGIEVVLKDVSLEAAQKGKAYSEKIVGKSVSRGKMTQEQADSFLALITPTDQAEDVAGADLVIEAVFESVELKHKVFGEIESLVAGDAVLGSNTSSLPITELAKGVQRPQDFIGLHFFSPVDKMPLLEIIAGEQTSDATLAKALDLAKQIKKTPIIVNDSPGFFTSRVIGTYLNEALAMVGEGIDPQTIEQACLQAGYPVGALALSDELTLTLMRKIREANKDNSVMGGHGHPADAVVDKMIDELDRPSRAAGKGFYDYENGQKAGISQVVREAFDTGREKVVGTEVLREMQERMLFIESIETVRCFDEGVLRSDAEANIGSIMGIGTPPWTGGVMQYIKGYTNAAGETGPAAFVARAEELAAKYGERFTPPASLIEASKQGKARLEG from the coding sequence ATGACGCTGCAGGACACGATCGGCACGTTCAAGATCGCCAAGGACGCCGACGGGATCGTCACCCTGACGATGGACGACCCGGCCGGCTCGGCGAACACCATGAGCCAGGACTTCCAGACCTCGCTCGGTCAGGTGGTCGACGCGCTCGAGGCCGAGTACAAGGCCGACAAGAACTCGATCAAGGGCATCGTGCTCGCGTCGGCGAAGAAGACCTTCTTCGCCGGCGGCAACCTCGGCGAGATCCTCGCCGCGACGCCGGACCGCGCCGCGGCCTGGACCGCCGAGGTCGACGAGATGAAGCGCAACATGCGCCGCCTCGAGCTGCTGCCCGTACCGAAGGTCGCGGCCATCAACGGCGCGGCCCTCGGTGGCGGGTACGAGATGTGCCTGATCATGAACCGCCGCATCGCCCTCGACGCCCGCGGCAGCCAGATCGGCCTCCCCGAGGTGGGCCTCGGCCTGCTCCCCGGCGCCGGCGGCGTCGTGCGCAGCACGCGGCTGCTCGGCATCCAGGACGCGCTGCTGAACGTCCTGCTCCAGGGCCAGCGGTACTCCCCCGCCCAGGCGCTGGAGAAGGGCCTGGTCGACGAGGTCGTCGCCACGCCCGAGGAGCTGATCGCCAACGCGAAGGCCTGGATCCAGGCGAACCCCAACGGCGGCGTGCAGCCGTGGGACGCCAAGGGCTTCAAGATCCCCGGCGGCGGCCCGAACAACCCGGGCTTCGCCGCGAACCTCCCGGCGTTCCCGGCGACCCTGCGCAAGCAGATCAAGGGCGCCCCGATGCCGGCCCCGCGCAACATCCTCGCCGCCGCGATCGAGGGTGCGCAGGTCGACCTCGACACCGCGCTGAAGATCGAGACGCAGTACTTCATCGACGTGGCCACCAGCCAGGTCGCGAAGAACATGATTCAGGCGTTCTTCTTCGACATGCAGTACGTCAACTCCGGCGGCGCCCGTCCGCAGGGGTACGACACGTGGAAGGCGAAGAAGGTCGCCGTCCTCGGCGCCGGGATGATGGGCGCCGGCATCGCGTACGTCTGCGCGAAGGCCGGCATCGAGGTCGTCCTCAAGGACGTCTCGCTCGAGGCCGCCCAGAAGGGCAAGGCCTACTCGGAGAAGATCGTCGGCAAGTCCGTCTCCCGCGGCAAGATGACGCAGGAGCAGGCCGACTCCTTCCTCGCCCTGATCACCCCGACCGACCAGGCCGAGGACGTCGCGGGCGCCGACCTGGTCATCGAGGCGGTCTTCGAGTCCGTCGAGCTCAAGCACAAGGTCTTCGGCGAGATCGAGAGCCTGGTCGCCGGCGACGCGGTACTCGGCTCGAACACCTCCAGCCTGCCGATCACCGAACTGGCGAAGGGTGTGCAGCGCCCGCAGGACTTCATCGGTCTGCACTTCTTCTCGCCGGTCGACAAGATGCCGCTGCTGGAGATCATCGCCGGCGAGCAGACCTCCGACGCCACGCTGGCGAAGGCGCTCGACCTCGCCAAGCAGATCAAGAAGACGCCGATCATCGTCAACGACTCCCCCGGCTTCTTCACCAGCCGCGTGATCGGCACGTACCTCAACGAGGCGCTGGCGATGGTCGGCGAGGGCATCGACCCGCAGACGATCGAGCAGGCCTGCCTGCAGGCCGGCTACCCGGTCGGCGCGCTCGCGCTGTCCGACGAGCTGACGCTCACCCTGATGCGCAAGATCCGCGAGGCGAACAAGGACAACTCGGTGATGGGCGGCCACGGCCACCCGGCCGACGCGGTCGTCGACAAGATGATCGACGAGCTCGACCGTCCCTCCCGCGCCGCCGGCAAGGGCTTCTACGACTACGAGAACGGTCAGAAGGCCGGCATCTCGCAGGTCGTCCGCGAGGCCTTCGACACCGGCCGTGAGAAGGTCGTCGGCACCGAGGTCCTGCGCGAGATGCAGGAGCGGATGCTGTTCATCGAGTCCATCGAGACGGTTCGCTGCTTCGACGAGGGCGTCCTGCGCTCCGACGCCGAGGCCAACATCGGCTCGATCATGGGCATCGGCACCCCGCCGTGGACCGGTGGCGTCATGCAGTACATCAAGGGCTACACCAACGCGGCGGGCGAGACCGGCCCGGCGGCGTTCGTGGCCCGCGCCGAGGAGCTGGCCGCCAAGTACGGCGAGCGTTTCACCCCGCCGGCGTCGCTGATCGAGGCGTCCAAGCAGGGCAAGGCCCGCCTCGAGGGCTGA
- a CDS encoding acetyl-CoA C-acetyltransferase: MSTEAFVYDAIRTPRGRGKKTGSLHGVKPISLVVGLIDALRERYPNLDEQRIDDLVLGCVSPVGEQGADIAKTAALLANLPETVAGVQLNRFCASGLEAVNQAAQRVRSGFEDLILAGGVESMSRVAMGSDGGAWAMDPETAFETYFTPQGIGADMIATIEGFSRTDVDRYALLSQERAAKAQASGYFNRSLIPVRDRNGVVLLDHDEHVRADSTLEGLGQLSPSFEMIGEMGGFDAVIQQKYHWVEKIDHVHTPGNSSGIVDGASLTLIGNEQVGKDLGLTPRARILATAVSGADPAIMLTGPAPATRKALAKAGMTVDQIDLFEMNEAFAAVVLRFAKDMGLNSDDIENKVNVNGGAIALGHPLGATGAMLVGTIIDELERRDQRFGVVTLCVGGGMGIATVLERL; this comes from the coding sequence GTGAGCACCGAAGCGTTCGTGTACGACGCGATCCGCACCCCCCGCGGGCGCGGCAAGAAGACCGGTTCCCTGCACGGCGTGAAGCCGATCTCCCTGGTCGTGGGCCTGATCGACGCGCTGCGCGAGCGTTACCCCAACCTGGACGAGCAGCGGATCGACGACCTCGTCCTCGGCTGCGTCTCCCCCGTCGGGGAGCAGGGCGCCGACATCGCCAAGACCGCGGCGCTGCTCGCGAACCTGCCGGAGACCGTCGCCGGCGTTCAGCTCAACCGCTTCTGCGCCTCCGGCCTCGAGGCCGTGAACCAGGCCGCGCAGCGCGTCCGCTCCGGCTTCGAGGACCTGATCCTCGCCGGCGGTGTCGAGTCCATGTCCCGCGTCGCGATGGGCAGCGACGGCGGCGCGTGGGCGATGGACCCCGAGACCGCGTTCGAGACCTACTTCACGCCCCAGGGCATCGGCGCGGACATGATCGCGACGATCGAGGGCTTCTCCCGCACCGACGTCGACCGCTACGCGCTGCTCTCCCAGGAGCGCGCGGCCAAGGCGCAGGCGTCCGGCTACTTCAACCGCTCGCTCATCCCGGTCCGCGACCGGAACGGCGTCGTCCTGCTCGACCACGACGAGCACGTGCGCGCGGACTCCACCCTCGAAGGCCTCGGCCAGCTGTCGCCGAGCTTCGAGATGATCGGCGAGATGGGCGGCTTCGACGCCGTCATCCAGCAGAAGTACCACTGGGTCGAGAAGATCGACCACGTCCACACCCCGGGCAACTCCTCCGGGATCGTCGACGGCGCCTCGCTGACCCTGATCGGCAACGAGCAGGTCGGCAAGGACCTCGGCCTCACCCCCCGGGCGCGCATCCTCGCCACCGCCGTCAGCGGCGCCGACCCGGCGATCATGCTCACCGGCCCCGCCCCGGCGACCCGCAAGGCGCTCGCCAAAGCCGGCATGACGGTGGACCAGATCGACCTGTTCGAGATGAACGAAGCCTTCGCGGCCGTCGTCCTGCGGTTCGCCAAGGACATGGGCCTGAACTCGGACGACATCGAGAACAAGGTCAACGTCAACGGTGGCGCGATCGCGCTCGGCCACCCGCTCGGCGCGACCGGCGCGATGCTGGTCGGCACGATCATCGACGAGCTGGAGCGGCGCGACCAGCGCTTCGGCGTCGTCACCCTCTGCGTCGGCGGCGGCATGGGCATCGCCACCGTCCTCGAGCGCCTCTGA
- the serS gene encoding serine--tRNA ligase, producing the protein MHDARELISLGDAAVAALARRGYTLDPGPVAELLSARNAAIRTGDEMRAESKRIAGEVGKAAKSGADRDAVEALKEQARTLKDRVRETEEEADRLSAELHELMLGIPNLPSPDAPDGLSEDDAVEVRRVGTPPPLEGEVRDHVDLGEALGILDFGRATKLSGPRFAVARGAGAALERAIATLFLDLHTRRHGYTEFSVPTLVTRETMTGTGQLPKFEADLFATAAGDRELFLIPTAEVPLTNLHANEILDASALPLAYTAHTPCYRSEAGSYGRDTRGILRLHQFSKVELVRISTAETSNAELELMVSHAEACLAELELPYRVVRLAAGDMGFSAQLTYDLEVWLPSQDRYREISSCSDCGTFQARRAGIRVRGADNSRQPAATLNGSGLPIGRTLAAILENYQQPDGSVEMPKALVPYLGFSALAADGSLVS; encoded by the coding sequence ATGCATGATGCGCGCGAGTTGATCTCCCTCGGCGACGCGGCGGTCGCCGCCCTGGCCCGCCGGGGGTACACCCTGGATCCGGGCCCCGTCGCCGAGCTGCTGTCCGCCCGAAATGCGGCGATCCGCACCGGGGACGAGATGCGCGCGGAGTCCAAGCGCATCGCGGGCGAGGTCGGGAAGGCGGCCAAGTCCGGCGCGGACCGCGACGCGGTCGAGGCGCTCAAGGAGCAGGCGCGGACGCTCAAGGACCGGGTCCGCGAGACCGAGGAGGAGGCCGACCGGCTCAGCGCCGAGCTCCACGAGCTGATGCTCGGCATCCCGAACCTGCCGTCGCCGGACGCGCCGGACGGGCTCAGCGAGGACGACGCCGTCGAGGTCCGCCGGGTCGGCACGCCGCCGCCCCTCGAGGGCGAGGTGCGCGACCACGTCGACCTCGGCGAGGCCCTCGGGATCCTCGACTTCGGCCGGGCGACCAAGCTCTCGGGCCCGCGGTTCGCCGTCGCCCGCGGCGCCGGCGCCGCCCTGGAGCGTGCGATCGCGACCCTGTTCCTCGACCTGCACACCCGCCGCCACGGCTACACCGAGTTCTCGGTGCCGACGCTCGTCACCCGGGAGACGATGACCGGGACCGGCCAGCTGCCCAAGTTCGAGGCGGACCTGTTCGCGACCGCGGCCGGCGACCGGGAGCTGTTCCTGATCCCCACCGCCGAGGTGCCGCTGACCAACCTGCACGCGAACGAGATCCTCGACGCGTCCGCGCTGCCGCTGGCCTACACGGCCCACACGCCGTGCTACCGCTCGGAGGCCGGCTCCTACGGCCGCGACACCCGCGGGATCCTCCGGCTGCACCAGTTCTCGAAGGTCGAGCTCGTGCGGATCAGCACGGCCGAGACGTCCAACGCCGAGCTGGAACTGATGGTGTCTCACGCCGAGGCGTGCCTCGCCGAGCTCGAGCTGCCGTACCGCGTCGTCCGTCTCGCCGCGGGGGACATGGGCTTCTCCGCCCAGCTGACCTACGACCTCGAGGTCTGGCTGCCGAGCCAGGACCGGTACCGCGAGATCTCGTCCTGCTCGGACTGCGGGACGTTCCAGGCCCGCCGGGCCGGGATCCGCGTCCGCGGGGCGGACAACTCGCGGCAGCCGGCCGCGACCCTGAACGGCTCGGGCCTGCCGATCGGCCGGACGCTGGCCGCGATCCTCGAGAACTACCAGCAGCCCGACGGATCGGTGGAGATGCCGAAGGCGCTCGTGCCCTACCTCGGCTTCTCCGCGCTGGCGGCCGACGGCTCGCTCGTGTCGTGA
- a CDS encoding PPK2 family polyphosphate kinase: MTLSSLLRAAPTVDLAAIDSRSTPGFAGDKAAGEAALAALAAPLADVQERLFAEGVSGGRRSVLVVLQGMDTSGKDGTIRKVVGMVDPQGVRIFSFKRPTSEELAHDFLWRIRRRLPEPGLIGVFNRSHYEDVLIVRVHDLVPREAWERRYDAINAFEAELAEAGTTVIKVFLHISATDQEERLAARLEERAKHWKWDSADLDERRYWSAYQEAYEAVLTRCNPDSAPWYVVPAGRKWYRNWAVATLLHETLTAMGPTWPDPGLDVPALRARLQDEKPG, from the coding sequence GTGACGCTCTCGTCCCTGCTGCGCGCCGCGCCGACGGTCGACCTCGCCGCGATCGACTCCCGGTCCACGCCGGGATTCGCGGGGGACAAGGCGGCGGGGGAAGCCGCGCTCGCCGCGCTCGCGGCGCCCCTGGCCGACGTCCAGGAGCGGCTCTTCGCCGAGGGGGTCAGCGGGGGTCGGCGCTCGGTGCTGGTCGTGCTCCAGGGCATGGACACCTCGGGCAAGGACGGGACGATCCGCAAGGTCGTCGGGATGGTCGACCCGCAGGGCGTGCGGATCTTCTCGTTCAAGCGGCCCACCTCCGAGGAACTCGCGCACGACTTCCTGTGGCGGATTCGGCGGCGCCTGCCCGAGCCCGGGCTGATCGGGGTGTTCAACCGGTCCCACTACGAGGACGTCCTGATCGTGCGGGTGCACGACCTCGTGCCGCGCGAGGCCTGGGAGCGGCGCTACGACGCCATCAACGCTTTCGAGGCCGAGCTCGCCGAGGCCGGGACCACCGTGATCAAGGTGTTCCTCCACATCTCCGCGACCGACCAGGAGGAACGCCTCGCGGCTCGGCTCGAGGAGCGGGCGAAGCACTGGAAGTGGGACTCGGCCGACCTCGACGAGCGTCGGTACTGGAGCGCCTACCAGGAGGCCTACGAGGCCGTGCTGACGCGCTGCAACCCCGACTCCGCCCCGTGGTACGTCGTCCCCGCGGGCCGGAAGTGGTACCGCAACTGGGCGGTCGCGACCCTGCTGCACGAGACGCTGACGGCGATGGGCCCGACCTGGCCCGACCCGGGACTCGACGTTCCGGCGTTGCGCGCCCGGTTGCAGGACGAGAAGCCTGGTTGA
- a CDS encoding TIGR03564 family F420-dependent LLM class oxidoreductase, protein MRIAMNVGGDVLGAPVAPIQMAADAQTAEEAGFPAVWTTHVARGTDTLAAMAVAGAQTRSVELGIGVVPTYPRHPHALAQTAATVQSLCGGRFTLGIGSSHRPVIETALGLEYASPAAHMREYLQVLTALLSTGEVSHSGRFYRVEASFTVVGATTPSVLVAALGPKMVEVAGTYADGTVTWMTGARGIGEQIAPGLAKAAEAAGRPAPRIVVGVPVAVCDDVDAGRAAALATFARYHTLDNYRAQYDREGSSGVVDQTIYGPEETVLRRLRELRDAGATELWAVPFGAGPDPAAGIARTVTFLASLAPEL, encoded by the coding sequence ATGCGGATCGCGATGAACGTCGGAGGAGACGTGCTCGGGGCGCCGGTCGCCCCGATCCAGATGGCCGCGGACGCGCAGACGGCGGAGGAGGCGGGTTTTCCCGCGGTCTGGACGACGCACGTCGCCCGGGGCACCGACACCCTGGCGGCGATGGCGGTCGCCGGCGCGCAGACCCGGTCGGTCGAGCTCGGCATCGGCGTCGTGCCGACCTACCCGCGGCACCCGCACGCCCTCGCGCAGACGGCCGCGACCGTGCAGTCGCTGTGCGGCGGGCGCTTCACGCTCGGGATCGGGTCCTCGCATCGACCAGTGATCGAGACCGCGCTCGGCCTGGAGTACGCCAGCCCCGCCGCCCACATGCGCGAGTACCTGCAGGTGCTCACCGCGCTGCTCAGCACCGGCGAGGTCAGCCACTCCGGCCGGTTCTACCGCGTCGAGGCGAGCTTCACCGTCGTCGGTGCGACGACGCCCTCGGTCCTCGTCGCCGCGCTCGGGCCGAAGATGGTCGAGGTCGCCGGGACGTACGCCGACGGGACCGTCACGTGGATGACGGGGGCGCGGGGGATCGGCGAGCAGATCGCACCGGGGCTGGCGAAGGCGGCGGAGGCGGCGGGTCGCCCGGCGCCCCGGATCGTCGTCGGCGTCCCGGTGGCGGTGTGCGACGACGTCGACGCCGGTCGGGCGGCCGCGCTGGCGACGTTCGCGCGTTACCACACCCTCGACAACTACCGCGCCCAGTACGACCGCGAAGGGTCGTCAGGTGTCGTGGACCAGACGATCTACGGGCCGGAGGAGACCGTGCTCCGCCGGCTGCGGGAACTGCGCGACGCCGGCGCCACCGAGCTGTGGGCGGTGCCGTTCGGGGCCGGGCCCGACCCGGCCGCCGGCATCGCGCGGACTGTCACGTTCCTCGCGTCACTCGCTCCAGAGCTCTGA
- a CDS encoding VOC family protein — protein sequence MPQPEGAELEAVRARREELKAKYVRPRAERPAPPTGGIHHLALICRDVEETIRFYQEFLGFPLVELVENRDYAGSSHFFFDLGNRTLLGFFDFPGHEHPEFTETLGNVQHIALSVTPERFDEIRAKLDGAGVDYLGPDRGVHNSLYIRDPNGTGIEFYRERQGWFEDVHLVD from the coding sequence ATGCCGCAGCCCGAAGGTGCCGAACTCGAGGCGGTCCGCGCCCGTCGCGAGGAGTTGAAGGCCAAGTACGTGCGCCCCCGGGCGGAGCGGCCGGCGCCGCCGACGGGCGGGATCCACCACCTTGCGCTGATCTGTCGCGATGTCGAGGAGACCATCCGCTTCTACCAGGAGTTCCTCGGCTTCCCGCTGGTCGAACTCGTGGAGAACCGCGACTACGCCGGGTCGAGCCACTTCTTCTTCGACCTCGGCAACCGGACCCTGCTCGGGTTCTTCGACTTCCCCGGGCACGAGCACCCCGAGTTCACCGAGACCCTCGGCAACGTCCAGCACATCGCGCTCTCCGTCACCCCCGAGCGCTTCGACGAGATCCGGGCCAAGCTCGACGGCGCCGGCGTCGACTACCTCGGCCCCGACCGCGGCGTCCACAACAGCCTGTACATCCGCGACCCCAACGGCACCGGGATCGAGTTCTACCGGGAGCGCCAGGGCTGGTTCGAGGACGTCCACCTCGTGGACTGA